One region of Macadamia integrifolia cultivar HAES 741 chromosome 11, SCU_Mint_v3, whole genome shotgun sequence genomic DNA includes:
- the LOC122093876 gene encoding ubiquitin carboxyl-terminal hydrolase 9-like codes for MTIPGSGYLMDNEASCLPCTPEEEKRIIDELTKEAESKLKEGNLYYVISSRWFVDWQRYSGQGTGDCSMDEHPSGSQLSNGFHSKKADRPGEIDNTYIVKSSNDGEVNDLELVRPLEEGRDYVLVAQEVWKKLHDWYKGGPALPRRLISQGVLHKTFTVEVYPLCLYLIDSRDNRQSVIRISKKASVRELYDRVCTFHKLEQKKVRIWDYFNKRKHSSLTISNRTLEEMNLQMDQHIFLEVQHKGLGSSGFAMDSTGNELALVPIEPSRSPVTIAGGSTLSNGNSTGFGSSLIQGNNLSSVLMDVDDVYGPLSTASKGDRGGLAGLQNLGNTCFMNSAIQCLVHTPPLVEYFLQDYSEEINKQNPLGMHGELAFAFGDLLRRLWSSGRTPLAPRAFKGKLARFAPQFSGYNQHDSQELLAFLLDGLHEDLNRVKHKPYVETKDANGRPDEEVATECWEYHKARNDSIIVDICQGQYKSTLVCPVCSKVSVTFDPFMYLSLPLPSTVTRSMTITLFYGDGSTLPMPYTVSLLKHGCYKDLMQALSNACCLKSDESILLAEVFEHRIYRYLEKPSDPLSMIKDDEYIVAYRLPKNHNELTRLEIVHRSKGKATSDMINNVDSRLFGTPLVTCLGEGPQTGTDVQIAIHKVLGPLQRKSYFSKTQTHANKENGTAPGVDVDQSNSCDPQSALWSQTIDNMELKQTSNGGMSYQLSLTDEKGSSCSPLANDSLIGTVQSIRVVLDWSDREHDMYDTSFLEDLPEVYKSGFAVKKTRQEAISLFSCLEAFLKEEPLGPDDMWYCPTCKEHRQASKKLDLWRLPEVLVVHLKRFSYSRYLKNKLDTLVNFPIHNLDLSKYVKSKGPAPQSHVYELYAISNHYGGLGGGHYSAYAKLIDEDRWYHFDDSHVSSVTEDEIKTSAAYVLFYRRVEPKLGAEGSSNFHSSSN; via the exons ATGGTTTGTGGATTGGCAGAGATACAGTGGACAAGGTACGGGTGATTGTTCAATGGATGAGCATCCCAGTGGTTCCCAACTTTCAAATGGATTTCATTCGAAGAAAGCAGATAGACCTGGAGAAATTGATAATACCTATATAGTTAAGAGTAGCAATGATGGTGAAGTTAATGACCTGGAACTTGTTAGACCATTGGAGGAAGGACGTGATTATGTTTTGGTTGCTCAAGAAGTCTGGAAGAAGCTTCATGATTG GTATAAAGGGGGACCAGCACTACCCAGAAGGTTGATTTCTCAAGGTGTCCTTCACAAGACCTTTACTGTAGAGGTTTATCCTCTCTGCCTTTACTTGATTGATTCTAGAGACAACAGGCAGTCAGTTATCAGGATAAGTAAAAAG GCTTCTGTACGTGAACTTTATGACCGGGTGTGCACTTTTCACAAGCTAGAACAGAAGAAG GTTCGCATTTGGGATTACTTCAATAAGCGGAAACATTCATCGTTGACTATTTCAAATCGTACTCTGGAGGAGATGAACTTGCAGATGGACCAGCAT ATATTCTTGGAGGTACAGCATAAAGGGCTTGGGTCATCTGGATTTGCCATGGACTCAACAGGAAATGAATTAGCTCTGGTACCAATTGAACCTTCAAGGTCACCTGTAACAATTGCAGGAGGTTCAACCCTGTCCAATGGCAATTCAACAGGATTTGGTTCCAGTTTGATCCAAGGAAATAATTTAAGTTCAGTACTGATGGATGTTGATGATGTATATGGTCCATTGAGCACTGCGTCAAAAGGTGATAGGGGAGGGTTGGCAGGGTTACAGAATCTGGGCAACACTTGCTTTATGAACAGTGCTATTCAATGTCTGGTCCATACACCCCCACTTGTTGAGTACTTCTTGCAGGACTATAGTGAGGAGATCAACAAGCAAAATCCTTTAGGAATGCAT GGTGAGCTTGCATTTGCTTTTGGTGACTTGCTGCGGAGATTATGGTCCTCTGGACGGACACCACTTGCTCCACGTGCTTTTAAGGGAAAACTAGCTCGTTTTGCTCCCCAGTTCAGTGGGTATAACCAACATGATTCTCAA GAACTTCTTGCCTTCTTACTGGATGGACTACATGAGGATTTGAATCGTGTCAAGCACAAGCCTTACGTTGAAACAAAGGACGCAAATGGTCGCCCTGACGAGGAAGTAGCAACTGAATGTTGGGAATATCACAAGGCTCGAAATGATTCCATAATTGTGGATATTTGTCAG GGTCAGTATAAGTCAACACTGGTATGCCCAGTTTGCAGCAAAGTTTCAGTTACTTTTGACCCCTTCATGTACTTGTCATTGCCATTACCTTCAACTGTCACTCGGTCAATGACAATAACCCttttttatggtgatggaagtACTCTTCCCATGCCATACACCGTTTCACTGCTCAAACATGGTTGCTATAAAGATCTTATGCAGGCCTTGAGTAATGCGTGCTGCTTAAAGAGCGATGAAAGCATCTTACTTGCAGAG GTGTTTGAGCATCGAATATATCGATACTTGGAGAAGCCTAGTGATCCATTATCTATGATAAAGGATGATGAGTATATTGTAGCCTATCGACTTCCTAAAAACCACAATGAATTAACAAGATTAGAGATAGTTCATCGAAGTAAGGGAAA AGCCACATCAGACATGATTAACAACGTGGATTCGAGACTTTTTGGCACACCATTGGTTACTTGTCTGGGGGAGGGTCCACAAACTGGAACTGACGTTCAAATTGCCATACATAAAGTGCTTGGACCATTACagagaaaatcatatttttctaaAACTCAGACCCATGCAAACAAAGAAAATGGTACTGCTCCAGGAGTTGATGTCGATCAATCAAACAGCTGCGACCCTCAATCTGCACTTTGGAGCCAAACCATAGACAACATGGAATTAAAGCAGACATCTAATGGAGGGATGTCATACCAGCTCTCTTTAACCGATGAGAAGGGATCAAGCTGCAGTCCCCTTGCAAATGATTCTCTCATTGGGACTGTTCAATCCATTAGGGTTGTGCTGGATTGGTCCGACAGGGAACATGACATGTATGACACAAGCTTCCTTGAGGATCTTCCTGAGGTCTACAAAAGTGGCTTTGCCGTAAAAAAGACACGGCAGGAAGCTATATCTCTGTTTTCATGCTTGGAAGCCTTTCTGAAGGAGGAACCCTTGGGGCCTGATGACATGTG GTATTGTCCTACCTGTAAGGAACATAGACAAGCATCCAAGAAATTGGACTTGTGGCGGTTACCAGAGGTTTTAGTTGTTCACTTGAAACGATTTTCGTATAGCCGATATCTAAAGAACAAGCTTGACACCTTGGTGAATTTCCCTATCCATAATCTTGACTTGAGCAAGTATGTAAAGAGTAAGGGCCCTGCTCCTCAATCACATGTATATGAGCTCTATGCCATCAGCAACCATTATGGTGGCCTAGGGGGTGGCCACTACTCTGCATATGCAAAG TTAATTGATGAGGATAGATGGTATCACTTTGATGACAGTCATGTTTCTTCAGTTACTGAGGATGAGATCAAGACATCAGCAGCTTACGTATTGTTTTATCGAAGAGTTGAACCAAAGCTGGGTGCAGAAGGGTCATCTAATTTTCATTCTTCAAGCAACTGA
- the LOC122093877 gene encoding glucan endo-1,3-beta-glucosidase 11-like isoform X1: MEIINRCRSSSVFALISGFVLPVLVASVGINYGQIANNLPKPQNVVPLLRSIGVSKVKLYDADPRVLCAFANTGVEFIVSLGNEYLEKMRDPDKAQVWVKTNVQSYLPATKITCITVGNEVLTFNDTSLTEHLLPAMQSIHAALVSLGLDNQVSVTTAHSLAVLETSYPPSAGAFRRDLTEYISRILDFHVKTCSPFLINAYPYFAYRSNPKQVSLDYVLFQPNPGVVDPGSNLHYDNMLFAQIDAVYAALASLGCKKLPVQISETGWPSKGDENEAGATIENAKKYNGNLMKLVSQKKGTPLRPGSDLNIYFFALFNENLKPGPTSERNFGLFKPDGTPAYELALTPSTSGSGSSNSTVGTGDGSGGYSASTPSPSDSSTGSLSITSGTGRPFPVGAAAICGWFSSFLLFF, encoded by the exons ATGGAGATTATTAATAGATGtcgctcctcttctgtctttgCTCTCATCTCAG GTTTTGTACTTCCTGTACTTGTAGCTTCCGTCGGCATCAACTACGGTCAGATTGCTAACAATCTCCCCAAGCCCCAAAACGTCGTTCCTCTGCTCCGCTCCATCGGCGTCAGTAAAGTAAAGCTTTACGACGCAGATCCCCGAGTACTTTGTGCCTTTGCCAACACCGGTGTCGAATTCATCGTCTCCCTGGGAAACGAATACTTGGAGAAGATGAGGGATCCGGATAAAGCTCAAGTCTGGGTGAAAACAAACGTTCAATCATACTTGCCTGCAACCAAAATCACTTGCATCACCGTGGGGAACGAGGTTCTAACGTTTAACGACACATCTTTAACGGAACACCTTCTCCCTGCAATGCAGAGCATCCATGCCGCCCTCGTAAGCCTAGGCTTAGACAACCAGGTCAGTGTCACAACTGCGCACTCGTTAGCGGTGTTGGAGACCTCCTATCCCCCGTCCGCCGGAGCTTTCCGCCGAGATCTGACGGAGTACATATCTCGCATCTTGGACTTCCATGTGAAAACCTGTTCCCCGTTCCTCATCAACGCATATCCATACTTCGCGTACAGGTCCAACCCGAAACAGGTCTCTCTGGACTATGTTCTGTTCCAGCCAAACCCAGGGGTTGTGGATCCAGGCTCTAACCTCCACTACGACAACATGCTGTTCGCTCAGATCGACGCTGTTTATGCTGCGCTGGCTTCGCTGGGATGCAAGAAACTGCCGGTGCAGATTTCTGAGACTGGTTGGCCGTCCAAGGGAGACGAAAACGAAGCCGGCGCGACCATTGAGAACGCGAAGAAGTACAACGGGAATCTGATGAAGCTGGTCTCTCAGAAGAAGGGAACGCCGTTGAGGCCGGGCTCCGATTTGAACATTTACTTCTTTGCGCTGTTCAACGAAAACTTGAAGCCGGGGCCGACATCCGAGAGGAATTTTGGACTGTTTAAACCCGATGGGACGCCGGCGTACGAGCTTGCACTCACCCCCAGTACTAGTGGAAGTGGTAGCAGCAATAGTACAGTCGGCACCGGTGATGGCAGCGGCGGATATTCCGCAAGTACACCTTCGCCCTCAGACTCATCAACTGGTTCCTTGTCTATCACTTCTGGCACG GGAAGACCATTTCCCGTCGGCGCCGCTGCGATTTGTGGGTGGTTCAGCTCGTTTCTGCTCTTCTTTTGA
- the LOC122093877 gene encoding glucan endo-1,3-beta-glucosidase 11-like isoform X2, giving the protein MEIINRCRSSSVFALISGFVLPVLVASVGINYGQIANNLPKPQNVVPLLRSIGVSKVKLYDADPRVLCAFANTGVEFIVSLGNEYLEKMRDPDKAQVWVKTNVQSYLPATKITCITVGNEVLTFNDTSLTEHLLPAMQSIHAALVSLGLDNQVSVTTAHSLAVLETSYPPSAGAFRRDLTEYISRILDFHVKTCSPFLINAYPYFAYRSNPKQVSLDYVLFQPNPGVVDPGSNLHYDNMLFAQIDAVYAALASLGCKKLPVQISETGWPSKGDENEAGATIENAKKYNGNLMKLVSQKKGTPLRPGSDLNIYFFALFNENLKPGPTSERNFGLFKPDGTPAYELALTPSTSGSGSSNSTVGTGDGSGGYSASTPSPSDSSTGSLSITSGTVG; this is encoded by the exons ATGGAGATTATTAATAGATGtcgctcctcttctgtctttgCTCTCATCTCAG GTTTTGTACTTCCTGTACTTGTAGCTTCCGTCGGCATCAACTACGGTCAGATTGCTAACAATCTCCCCAAGCCCCAAAACGTCGTTCCTCTGCTCCGCTCCATCGGCGTCAGTAAAGTAAAGCTTTACGACGCAGATCCCCGAGTACTTTGTGCCTTTGCCAACACCGGTGTCGAATTCATCGTCTCCCTGGGAAACGAATACTTGGAGAAGATGAGGGATCCGGATAAAGCTCAAGTCTGGGTGAAAACAAACGTTCAATCATACTTGCCTGCAACCAAAATCACTTGCATCACCGTGGGGAACGAGGTTCTAACGTTTAACGACACATCTTTAACGGAACACCTTCTCCCTGCAATGCAGAGCATCCATGCCGCCCTCGTAAGCCTAGGCTTAGACAACCAGGTCAGTGTCACAACTGCGCACTCGTTAGCGGTGTTGGAGACCTCCTATCCCCCGTCCGCCGGAGCTTTCCGCCGAGATCTGACGGAGTACATATCTCGCATCTTGGACTTCCATGTGAAAACCTGTTCCCCGTTCCTCATCAACGCATATCCATACTTCGCGTACAGGTCCAACCCGAAACAGGTCTCTCTGGACTATGTTCTGTTCCAGCCAAACCCAGGGGTTGTGGATCCAGGCTCTAACCTCCACTACGACAACATGCTGTTCGCTCAGATCGACGCTGTTTATGCTGCGCTGGCTTCGCTGGGATGCAAGAAACTGCCGGTGCAGATTTCTGAGACTGGTTGGCCGTCCAAGGGAGACGAAAACGAAGCCGGCGCGACCATTGAGAACGCGAAGAAGTACAACGGGAATCTGATGAAGCTGGTCTCTCAGAAGAAGGGAACGCCGTTGAGGCCGGGCTCCGATTTGAACATTTACTTCTTTGCGCTGTTCAACGAAAACTTGAAGCCGGGGCCGACATCCGAGAGGAATTTTGGACTGTTTAAACCCGATGGGACGCCGGCGTACGAGCTTGCACTCACCCCCAGTACTAGTGGAAGTGGTAGCAGCAATAGTACAGTCGGCACCGGTGATGGCAGCGGCGGATATTCCGCAAGTACACCTTCGCCCTCAGACTCATCAACTGGTTCCTTGTCTATCACTTCTGGCACGGTGGGCTAA